The sequence tgttagctgctcagttgggtccaactctttgggactccatagactgtagcccaccaggttcctctgtctatgggattctccaggcaagaatactagagttgtagccattcccttctccaggggatcttcccaacccagggattgaacccaggtctcctgcattgcaggcagattgtttacgtctgggccacccaggaagcctcaTGTGGGTAGGAAGGGAAGATGATCAATCTGGTGGGATACTTGAGAAGATAAAGATGAAAAGGACTTGTACAGTGTCCCCAGCACCTGACAAATTGGCAAGAtgtttgaaagaataaatgtgcagtaaaattaattcttttggaataaatgtacatttatttttagtttatgtgAGAAAAATAACCATACCCAGATTTATAAAATTTGAACTTTTAAAAGGACTCATTTTCACAAAAGTATAGTCTGTTTTCTATCACCACGGGTTAGAAAGTGTTCAAGATGTGACTTCAAAAAGATAAGTCCTTTATATGTTTTTTTAGAGTTCAACACTACCTTTGTACTTGGCCCCTCACGATAGGATGTTGTCTGAACACAGACTTCCTGACAAAGAAACAGTATGCTTTGTAGTTTATATGAGAAGCGTTCCTTAAGCCCTCATTCCCATAGAGCAGATTGGGCCGCATAAACATGTGCATGCCTGTATTCTGCACGTGAATTCTAGGCTGACATAAATATTCCATGACATTGTGAAGTGGATTGTGCATATAAGGGAAAAATAGACCAAACACACGTATTTAATTAGAGAAACTATTCACATCTTCCCAGGATTAGAGCATtcattttgagcatcttttaaaatatggaggGGATTCTAGGAAAATTAGCCTAACTTATTGAGGCCCTTTTAGGttgaaaatggacattttttaaaaagaattttattccCACCAAGTGCTAATAATGGTGATTTTTACTTGTACTTAGATAAGTGTGGCGTCTAGAAACAGTATCAGGAGATGGGAATAGTTTTGCAGTGTGGAGTTGTTTCGCCTGTGATAGCTTCACCCGAAAACTCCACATACTCAGTGATTAACTCCTGCATATTGGGGTCCGTCCTCTCCGGCTCCCAGGTTTCCCTTTGTCCTGTTCCAAGACCAGGAATTCGATGCTGAGGGTGGTGTGCAGGCTGATGTGCTTCATGGAGCAACTTTGCGTGGGTCGTGGTGGGAAACTCAGCGCGGTCACGTGGACAGTAGCCTTTCATCACACGGATCAGCCCGCATTGATTTACGCAGCTGGGCAGCCCTCTGTCCCCAAGAGAACCCGGGCTTGGGGAGCGTGCCCCCGCCTCGTGGACGGTCCACAGCTGTGGCAGCCGGGCCGCCGCCTCTTCCCCCGGCGATACTCCTTTATCCCCAGCCTTTGCTCCGGGCGGCCGCCCTCGGCTCAGCCAATCAGACGCTGGCGTTCCCAGCAGGCGCCGGCCAATCCATGGCCAGCATTTGCTGGAAACGCGAAACCCTTAGGGGAAAAGCAATAACAAAAGCCTTTCACTGCAGACAAATGTTAAGTGTCTGCGCAgacttttcctgtttttaattttattactgtAAGAATGGAGGGTTTGTTGTTTCTTTCATGTTTCCTTTCAAGCAATTTTAATTATACATTTGTGCTACATCAGGGACTCAGGAACGCAGTGATTCAGCCTATTGCATCTAAAGCTAAAATGCAGTAACCTTCTGGCAATACAGATATATTCCTGCGCTGTAAATATAGCTGACATGCTAAAGAATTTTAAGCAGCTGCAAAGGTCTTTGACACCACACACAGTGCCCCAGAGAGCAAATGATGAGAAAACCAGCTCGGTCTTCCCCTTCGCCTGGTCTCCACCCCTCCCTTTTCCTGAAGGGTTGTGCTCATAAAGAATCCTTTCCTCCAATTCTTCTGTCTTGTGCACATTTTTACCAAATGCCTAATTACCATTGACTCTCATCTCAATAAGCATTTTTATACTCAATGACttgagtggggtttttttttccctgtgaaggAATTAGAATGGAATCAACTATGATTTGAGGAAACGCTTACTTTCCTTCATGTaatctcccctccccccccaccaccatTGATATAGTGAGTAAATTCAGCTGTCACCTAAGTAATAGTAACAGACCATAtgggaaacaatttttaaatctctttttggGACTTTTGAAAGAAATCCTTTCTTCCCCACTACTTGAGTCCCAACTATCCAAATATTTTACCTGCTATTAAAGACATTCCCAAGGAAATGAGTCTTACCTTGTGAGGGGTCCCTTACCACAGAGGAGTTCAATACAAGTTCTCTGCAGAATTCAAATAGCAGTGAGCAAGTGTAGTAAGCCAGCTAAAAATAGACTTTGAGTATTATCTCTTGGTGTTTCCAAGGAAGAAGGGAGACTGGTGGTTTATAGAAACTAAGACACACTTTATTTCTTTACCCTAATAGTTTATATATGTCTCAAAAGCAAAATCTACCTCCTTTTAATGTGTGCTTTTAAAGAAATGAGttgttttttattataattttttttaaggcacttgTCCTCTGGAGAAATAAAGAGGATGTTATATTTTGTTTCCCTCTGACATTTGGTATACTAAGTGCACTTAAGTTTAGTAATTCACAGATGCAGTGCTAAATTAAATTGTCTGTCTGCAAAGCAGTTGGGAAAAGCAGAATGGCTTGCAGGAAACAAGTGTGTTcgtgttgagggttttttttttttttccttatcctcTGTGGCAAGTGCTTACTAAAGCTGATTCTAAAGATAACCCCAAGAGCAAACCTATTGTGTACATATATTTTCTTAAGAGGGCTATTTTAGGAGTCCTTACTATGAAACAAGACCAAACAGTGAAATAGATACCATGCTAAGGCTAATTCTTGTCTCACAAAGCCAGAGAGGAGAGGATTAGGAAGAATAAATCATAGCTGATTGTCTCCTATCTGAGCTCCAAGCTCCCTCTTGCATGCacatcatttttttccctaaataaaaatcaccattattttatattattgaatTGGAAACAAAACCGATTCCTTTCAGTCACTTTCTGTTTTAAGCACTGGTAACTGGCGCTTAGTTTTTGTTGGCTGCTTGCCAAACGAAAGCAATTATGTgtaataatagaaaaattaagaGGTGAGTGTTGCTGTTTTACAGCAGGACATGGCAAAAACCATTTCCTTCTGTCAGCAGTATCTTGATTACCCTCTCACACACAGCCTTACCCTTTTGTACCACACAAGTAtctcatgaacacacacacacttacacacacacacacacacacacacacatgatttccTGTGGGTTTTTGCTTGAGGTCACTGAAACCAGAAAGAGGAAGCATGCAAACCACAGCTTTTGAAGCAAATGAGAATAGAGCTTTGCTGGTAAAAAGTATAGTAATAATAAATGAACTAGAAATAGGGTAATTTGTGCTAACCTTGGTCCTTCTTCATTCCCCACTCCTGCAGGTGTCCTAGTGGTCAATGTCACGTGGAGGAACAAGACTTACGTAGGGACCTTACTGGACTGCACCAAGCACGACTGGGCCCCTCCCAGGTAGGCACGGGGCCTTTGATTTCagcctctgtctttctctcctccttcctcttcttcccctctCCTTCTCTTTGCAAGGAAACTACAGAGAGAGATTAATAATACTTAAAAGTCAGTTTGTAATTGAAACCAAGCAAAAGAGCAATGAGCAATTCAGGATTGAACACAATAAAATGCAGATGCCACATTGCTTGTTTTTTGGGTGATCGCTATTTCCTGCCCCTCCTTtatctcctttgttttctttttcgtCAACATGGGAATTTGAACTGCATTGAAAACTTAGCTACCTGAGCTGGTTTTCTGAGGAAGACCATAAGCCATTGGTAGCCTGATCTGTCATAGGTATTGAAATTGTCAGTGGAAGAATTGGGTGTCTTTTCCTCATCTGGGCCCAGCGCTCAAGCTGCTGGGGAGTTGACTGCTCTTTACTACATTGCGTGCCTTGTGATTTCACCTGGCTCCTTTGGAAATGCTCGTTTTGACCGCTGTTACTTGCTTCCCTAGGTTCTGCGAGTCACCAACCAGCGACCTGGAGATGAGAGGGGGCCGAGGCCGAGGGAAAAGAGCAAGGTCTACCGCAGCTGCCCCGGGCTCGGAGGCCAGCTTCATAGAGTCCAGAGGGCTGCAGAACAAGAACAGAGGAGGGGCCAATGGGAAGGGGAGGCGGGGCAGCCTCAACGCCAGCGGGCGGAGGACACCCCCGAATTGTGCTGCTGAGGACATCAaagccagcccctcctccaccaacaaaaggaaaaacaagcctCCAATGGAGCTAGACCTGAACTCCAGCTCCGAGGACAGTAAGCCCGGGAAGCGTGTCCGCACAAATTCCAGAAGCACTCCCACCACCCCTCAAGGGAAACCAGAGACGACTTTTTTGGACCAGGGCTGTTCTTCT is a genomic window of Ovis canadensis isolate MfBH-ARS-UI-01 breed Bighorn chromosome 5, ARS-UI_OviCan_v2, whole genome shotgun sequence containing:
- the LOC138440597 gene encoding uncharacterized protein, which codes for MLPLSGFSDLKQKPTGNHLAYYTCSLLFEFCRELVLNSSVVRDPSQGFRVSSKCWPWIGRRLLGTPASDWLSRGRPPGAKAGDKGVSPGEEAAARLPQLWTVHEAGARSPSPGSLGDRGLPSCVNQCGLIRVMKGYCPRDRAEFPTTTHAKLLHEAHQPAHHPQHRIPGLGTGQRETWEPERTDPNMQELITEYVEFSGEAITGETTPHCKTIPIS